AAAGTGGCGCCACCTACAATCTGGCCCGCTGCTACGAACTCCTCGGGAAAACAAGCGAAGCGATCGAGCTCTATAAGAATGACGATTCGCCCCAGAAAATCGGCAACCAGCTGCGTGCCACTTGGCTCGAAAAACAAGGGGCTGCACCCTCCTCAACCGATGCCCAACCGGCTGAAACGCCACCCGCCGACGCCACCGAGAAGAAGTAAAATCTGGGTGAAGTTGGCCAGAACGTGCCGAACCGACTAGACACCGAAGCGGTCTATCCTGTGCAATAGCAAGTGGTAGCGGCAACTCTCATGGAGTTGCTCGCTGCTACTAGCAAGCGTGGCATGTCACTCCGCTGGCTTCGCACCATCCTGCCCAGGGCTTGGTCGCAGCTGCGGTCCGTACCGTTGGCCCACCTAGCGCTCGCTGCACACAACCGTTTCGTTTGGTGCGGCAAAATTTGCTGGCAAGCCGACTGGCCGAACACCGCTGGCGACCTCTTTTCTGCTGGATCACACCTTCCAGGTACTGCGACCTCGTAGGTACTAAAGCGTCCGACGCTCCTTCCGTAGCAACAAGCTACAGAAGCTGTAAACGACGTGTGCGTAGCCTCCGGTGCCGAACTGCTTCACGCTCGCTACTGGTGCGATGTCGTGGCACTCATTCGTCGTGTGATTCGCTGCTAACCTCGGGAGCAATCGCCGTATCGTTGAGAGAGGGAGCTGGTAATGGTGGGAAGAATTCTGGATCGCCCCACGCTGGTGCTGAACCGCAACTGGCAGCCGATTCATGTATCGACCGTGCAGCGGGCACTGATCCTGGTGTGGAACGAAGCTGCGCAAGTGGTCGATCCGCGTGACTACGAACTGTACGACTGGGTCGATTGGGCCAAGATCCCTCCGGGCGAAGGCGAACTCTATCTGCAGTCGGTCCGTTCGCAAATGCGCGTGCCGGAAGTGATTGCGCTCCGTACGTTCGATAAGCTCCCCGAGCGAAATGTCAGCTTCAGCCGACGCAATCTCTTTAAGCGAGATCACTACACCTGTCAGTACTGCGGCTGTCAGCCCGGCATGCACGAGCTGACGATCGATCACGTGCTGCCGCGCTCGCGTGGCGGCGCATCGAGCTGGGAAAACTGCGTGCTGGCATGCGTCGAGTGCAACAAGCGAAAGGCGGACAAACTTCCTGACGAAGCGAGAATGAAGATTCGTCAGAAGCCGATCCGTCCGCGCTGGCGACCACTTTATGCCGCTACGCACATTCCGATCCAAAGCTGGACGAAGTTCCTGAGCGAAGCGTACTGGAATGTCGAGCTGGAACCGTAACGCCAAGCCAGATCAACGGCCAGCGTGTGGAGATTCAAAAACTCCTGCGCTGGCCGTTTCGCTTTTGCAGCTAGCGTGTGGCGTTTGTAATCCTTGCGAAAATGGACGAAACAGCCGCTATAAAAAAGTGAGTGTCGCTCTAAACGCTCGGGACTTTCGGAGTCGCCACTTGCGCCAGGATATCGGCCACAATCGCAGCGGCGCGCGAATTGTCGACCGGCAGCCGAACTTCCAGCACAGGACCGGCGACATCTTGCACGTCGTCGGCAGTGACGTAGTCGCGCCCCTTCAAGTGGGCCCGAGCCTGCGCCACGCGCTGCCAGGTGAGAAGTCCCCGCGGCGATAGTCCCAGCCGAACATCGCGATGATTGCGCGTCGCTGCGGCGAGATCGACCAGATACTCCTGCACCACCTGACTCACAGCCACCTGTGCCACGTGATGCTGTAGCGCTCGAAGCTGCGACGGATCGACCACTGGACTTCCCGCCGGACGATCGCTCGACACACCAACCTGTGCCGCCAGCATGGCGAGTTCACTGCCGCGACTCGGATAACCGATGCGAAGCTTCATAGCAAAACGATCGAGCTGAGCTTCTGGCAGTGGATAAGCGCCGTGGCTTTCGACCGGGTTTTGCGTCGCGATGACAAAAAAAGTATCGCTCAGCTTACGACTCTGGTTATCGATGGTCACTTGACGTTCGGCCATCGCTTCGAAGAGAGCACTTTGCGTGCGAGGTGTCGCGCGATTGATTTCATCGGCCAGAAGCACATCGCTGAAGACCGGCCCCGACACAAACTCGAACTCGCGCGATTGCTGGTTGAACAAATTAAAACCGGTGATATCGCTCGGCAGCAAATCGGGGGTGCACTGGACACGTGCAAAGCGGCCTCCCACTGCGGTCGCAAGAGCTTTCGCAAGTGTCGTTTTTCCGAGGCCTGGCAGATCGTCGAACAGCAAGTGACCACGGGCCAGCAAACAGCAGAGGACCAGTTCGACGACATCTTCCTTCCCCAGCAGAGCGGCGTTGAGCGCCACACGCAAACCATCGATGGCTGGCTGATGAGGGCAAGTTCCTCGCGCACTCGGGGTGCCGTGATGATGGGGGGCTGCAACAGTTGCCGACATCGAAAATCACCTCTATTTATCGAGAAATACCAGCCCAATCACACCATCACGCGCGGGACATACAAGCGAACTGACACAGCAATATGCATTCCTCTTAAGCAGCTCGCTTCTTCTCGCTCGGGAGCGTTTCGAGCGGCGCTGCGTTTGTGCTGGAAGCTTCAACTTGGCTCGCAGCGCGCTTGGTTTCGCGCACATGCCGCAGCAAACTGGCGAGGCTGAAGGCACGCCCGAAGCGGTCGCAAATCGCCGTCACTTCCGCGTCGCGACCATGCAGCCGCTCTTCCGCTGTGGCAGCTGGCGCGAACATCAGCGGTTCGAGCAGTTCGAGCATTTGATTCAAGCTAGAAGTGGCCCCTGGCGAATCGAGAGCACGCGAGTCAAGTGACTCGGCGATCGGAAGCAGCCAGCGGCGCATCGTTTGCCCAATCGGTCGCCCACAGCAGGCGAGCTGCGCGCGGCACTCGATCAACCGGGCTGTCGCGAGCAGCTTCGAGCGGCTGCTCCCTCGCATTGAGAGTCGCCACATCACGAGCAGGCCCATATCGGCGATGAATCGCCAGTAGTAGGTGGCACAGGCTGTTGCGGCCACCATCATGCAAGCTGTTCCGGCGTTCTCGCGCACCATCGACAGCAGCGCGATGAGCAGCGAGCCCATCCGTTCTGCCAGTGTGCGTGGCGGCCCCAGCGGCGGATGTTCTGGCGATGGATCGACGGTTGTCCAGGTCCAGCCATCGAGGCAAACTTCGACCCAGACATGGGTATCGAAAGGGAGGACCGGAGTGAGCCCCTTCGAGGCATCGTAGCGATCTTCACGGGCATAGAAGCCGGTAGCTAGCCGCGCGGGATAGCCCCGCATGCGGAGTAAAATTGCCGCTGCGGTTGCCACTTGGTAGTCGTGGCCGCAGTGCGAGCGGAGCAGTAGTTCTCCCACGACATCTTCTACCTTCGGATCGATTTTTGCATCGGGATCGACGATGCAATTCTCCCGTAGTTTTTCGATAATCCATTCGATTTCCGCATAGCCGCGCGAACGACCTTTGCACCAGCCATCGACGAGCGCTTGCACTTTTTCGCGATCGACAGTCGCTGGAATCGTCAGGTAGCGGCGCGTCGACTTCGGCGAATCGACGAGAAACTGCTCGATCGCCAGATGTGGCGCAATTGTTTGCGAGCGCAAGTGAATCACGGTGAGTGGCGGTACTTTCTCGCGCCCTTCGAGCTTCAAACAATCGTCGCTCGTCCAGCTGAAGAAATCGCGCTGATCGACCTTGTCGATATGCACTGCTGTCGTATGCACCGGTGTCGGAATTCGCGAAGTGGTGAGATGCAAAATCTGCAGTTTGTGCCGCTCCGCTGGTGCGGCTGCTGGCGACTGCAGCGAGCGATGCACTTCGATCCAAGGCATTCCGTCGCGCATGTTCATGGTGAGTGTGGGACGATACATCGTGAGGGGGAGATCGTTTTCGATCTCGAGGATCTCGCGCACCTCGGCTTCGCTCCGCTCGGTCCAGGTGGTTCCATCGAACTGGTCGAATGTTTGCAACCGAACGTGCAGAGGGACGCGCCCAATCACCTTCATTACCGCAGCATCTTCGCGGTCCGCGAGCTGCTGCAGACTCCGCTTGCGAGGCTGCCGAACGGTCGAAAACTCACGCCCCGAGTCTTCGCTCTTCGCCATCCGCGACTTCTCTTTTTTCTCCTGATTGGGGCCAGCGAGCGCGACAGCCCGCTCGGATTGCTTGGTCTTGTGCGGCTCGCCATACATGTCGTTGAACATGTCGTAGAGGCTCGGCTCTTCGCTGTCGAGGAACAGTTCGCTTTCGACTGCGCCGAAGCTGCGTGCATCGTCGGTGGCGGCCACCAGCGCATCGCCATCTCCGACACCGCGCGCGGCGTAAACATCGTACGACTCGCTTCCCCCCGATCCCCAAAACCAACCGGTCATCGCATAAGCAGTTTGCTGATTTCGGACGAGCGCGAGCCCCACTAGAGCCACCAGAATTGCAATTCCAAGCGATCCCCAGCGCATCCCTGCAGGGAGCTCGCGACGCGTCGAGGTGGCGAGCTTGGCCTCGAGTTTTTCCCAGTGTGCCCCAAGGAGCCACCAAATTCCGACCACGCTATAGAGCAGGGCAGCGACATAAACAGCGGGACGATCTTCCAGGACGACACTCCCCAGAACCAAAAACAAACTGATCGCGACAGCAAGCCTTAGCATTGCCGGCCAAATAGCGCATGCGGTGAGCGCCAGCATGCTGCTGCGCAGGATCGCAAGCTGCAGCACTTCCGGCGAATTGCCACTTCCCAGTGCCAGACGTGTGAACAACTCGATTCCTGCCGGGGCCAGTGACACGCCCAACATGATCAGCACTGCTTGAAAGGGGGTGCGCCGACTGCTGCGCGCGAGCCACTGCGCGGAAATCGTGGCAAGCGCAATCGCAACGAGCGCTTCGCCCCAGGAAATGGCGATCGATACCGACAGGCCAACGCGCGCAAGTTCAAACGCAGCGCAAGCGAGCAGCGTCAGGATCCATGTCGTCGCACGGAGCGATTTACTGTCTTCCGCACCAGACATCGCGGCACACCTCTTGCCATTCAGGAATGAAGTCGTCGAGCGCACTACGATCTGCTGCAATCACACACCACGCGCCATGCTGCTGTCGAAGTCGCTGGCGTTCTTCGAAGGTTGTGATCCCCGGCGCGATGAGCAAACAACCTTGCCCACGCGACTCGAACTGACCGGGTTTTGGTTTCAGTCGCGCGCTATTGTCAGCTGCGCCTAACGTTGTCGAAATGCCCACACATAGCTGCGTCGATGGCTGCTGCTGAGCAAGCTCGCGCGCGAAAGTCTCGCTTTCCGGGTCATCGACCTGCAGGGTCGCCAGCAGGTCGGCCAGTTGATCGCGCGCTCGTTTGCCACTCGCCAAATCAGTCCGCCGCTTCCCTAACACCAGTTGCACATTCAGATCGTGGGCGAGCAGAGAATGGCAAACACTGGCCGCTACACGTAGCGATTGCTCGAGCGTCGAATGGTCACCAAGTCCGGTGTGATGCTGAGCCGCCAAATCGACCACCACGCGCACGACAGCCGACTGCACCGCTTGTCGTTCACTGAGAATCAACCGGCCATAGCGAGCGGTCTGAGGCCAGTGCACATGCCGCAGCGAATCACCGGGACGAAGTGGGCGAGTCCCCACGATATCCCCCTCGGTTCCACTTCGTCGATCAGAAAGTGCCCCGAGCGACCAGCGATGGCCGTCGCTGGCGGGGAGCGCGTCGAGCGCTACGACGCGAGGACTCACCAGCAGCTGCGAAAGGACTTCGACACGCTGCGAGCGCTCCCAAAGTCCCAGCGGAAAACTGGTCGCGACAATCGGCATGCTGAGTGGATACAAACCGCGGCGTTCAGGGACGAACTGCCACTCAAAATCGGCACTCGACCATCCTGGTACACATGCGAGGGCAAAAACGAGCTCGCTCTTGGGCTTGGAGGAATCGAGTAACTCGGTTTCCATCTCGCTCGTATCGCGAGGATAAAAACCACGCTCGAGACGCAATCCCCAAACGGGCCAGGGATAGCGGTTGTGAATGGAGAGTAGAGCGCGGGACGGTGCTCCTTCCGAGCCACGCTGATCGAGGAACCGCACCGATGCTCGCACTCCCGCCATAGCGACACGCGGCCAAACAATCCCAAGAGCAATCACGGCGACGATCGTGCCGAAAACCCAGTAGCCTTGCGGCGTCACAGCCAGACCGATCACCAGACCAACAAGGGCCACAATCGAGAGTAGCGCCAGCGGAGATTTGAGCCAGTAGACGTAGCGATTGGCCCAGGGGCAAAAATCGTGGGTTAGGGCTCCCCCCAAGCGATCAGCGGCAGTCGGCTGATCGTGGCGCGCGATAGCCTCCGGCGACGAAGCCTGGGACTTCGGTCTGGATGGGCTCGGCGGTGAAGAAACGATCATGGCCGTGGATCGCCAGGGGAACGATGGTGCCGGAGTTGCTTGCGGAGGAGCGACACATCGCGATCGGTTTCGATGTCGACATGCACTCGCCACACAATCGCTTTTGCAATCTGTGTGCAATACAAGATCGCATGCAAATGCGCGAAGTGTCAAGCAGTTGCGACGAATCTTCACGCCTTTCATTCCAATTCCCCTGAATTCCTTTACACCCGGCAAACAAGCGGCACGAAAGCGGCTCCTCGTGCGACCGATCCACGCTCGCGACTGGATCCGCTACACTTCCCTGAGCGACTTATGGACTGCCATCTCCTTTTCCCATGAATTCCGCGAGGCACCGCCAGTGAAAGGGCCCTACGAACGTCTGAAGTACGAACTTCGTCGCCTATGGCAATGTCCGCTGTGCCACCGACGCGAGTGGACAACCGGGGCTGAAACGACCCGTTTTTGCACCTGTCCTCCTGCGAAAGGGGAACCGGCGAGGAGTGGACCTGCGCGGGCGACTTCCATGCATCTGATCGAAGATGGTGCCCGGCGAATCGACTACAGCTTGGTCGTGCCGTCCAGTCGCCAAAACCGCTCGAACGTGCAAGTGGTGGCAACGCCTCCTCTGGCGCCGTCACCGGCCGAGCCCGTTGCTAACGAACCGGCCGCTGCTGCGATTCCTCAGCCGATCACCGAATCATCCACCACTGCTGATTCGATCGCATCGACCTCAGCTGCAGCCGAAACCGTCAAACCAGCCGACCCCATCAGCGACGCCGCTGCTGCAGCCGACAATCCAGCGTCAGCATCGGAGTAGCAGAGGCCTCGCCTCATTCCGCTGCTGGTGTGGGAACGGGTGGTTTTGCCGTGGCTGCTGGCGCAGCTTCGGTGCAGTTGGCAGCAGGGGTGGTGCAGGTCGTGGCGGGGGTGCAAATCGTGCAACGACAGAGGCGGAAGGTGCCGCAATCTTTGCACGAACTGTAGTTGGCCACGAACTCGCTTTGTGTTGCCGACGCTTCGTAGTGAAACCAGCCGAAAATGCGGCCGAGGTACGAATCGCCTCGCAGCTTCACCGTCTCGCCATCCTCGACCACGTCGAGTACCACCGAATATTTGAACGGCATGATCTTGAAGAACTTGCCGCTGAAGTGCACCAGATAGCTGCTATCGTCCTGCCGCACAAACTGGGCCTGCAGCGGACCTTTGTGCCCCGTTTTTTGGCTGCACCAACCGCCACTCCAGCACCCGCTCAGATCACCGGCCAGCGCCGGGCTGGCCACCGCAACCGCGAGTACCACCGCTAGAAACGCCACTCGGGCACGCATTCGACGCCATGTCACCATGATCAACACCTCCAGCAAGTCTTCCATGATCGGAAGAACCGCGCGCATGTTCGGGGAGCAACTTCGCTAACACCCGCACCGATTTGCTTCGACGTAGCAAGTTACTGAGCTATAGCAAACCGATCGGGCGTTCGATCAGACGCACTGTGCGATTCCTAGCAGACAGAGAAGCTCTAACGGTCCTTGCGACACCGCACGCTCCCCGTCAGACTCGACTTTCACTCCCCGATCCCAGGCTCTTGATCCGCGAGACTATGCTATGCCCCTCCAGACGCTCGAACTTGCCACGCTTCGTACGCAGATTGTTGAACCGGAGGGTGGGGCAGGGGAGGTGAAATTGGCCGTGATTCTTTGCCATGGTTTTGGTGCCTCGGGAGATGATTTGGTCGACTTGGCGAGCAGTGTGCACCGAATGCTTCCTGCCGCTGAAGACGAAGTGGCGTTTGTGTTTCCGGAAGCGCCGCTGTCGCTCGCTTCGCAAGGAATGCCGGGCGGACGTGCCTGGTGGCTGCTCGATCTCGACCGGATGCTGCGTTATTCGACTCCCGAACTCGCCCAGCGGTTTCGTAGCGAAACGCCAGAAGGCCTAGCCGATGCAACCGCCAAGCTTCAGCAACTCGTGGCGGAAGTTCGCGAGCATTATTCGCTTCCTGCCGAGCGCATCGTGCTAGGCGGCTTCTCGCAAGGTGGCATGATCGCGATCGATGCGGCCCTCAAACTGGCCGAGCCACCCGGTGCGCTCGTGATTTGGTCGAGCTCACTGATCAACGAAAACGAGTGGAAGCCCCTTGCTGCTGAGCGCGGGAAATTGCTCCGCGTGATTCAGTCTCATGGTCGCCAGGACCCGATTTTGCCCTACAGCGAAGCGACGAAGCTGCGCGATCTGCTGCTGGCGAGTGGTGCTGAACTCGAATTCCTCGAATTCGGCGGCTATCACGAGATTCCGATGCCAGCGTTTCAGCGATTCGTGCACCTGCTCGCCGATATGCTGTGATGGACTAAAACCAACGCGGTTGAATTCCCTGGCGACTGCGCATGAAAAAAGCGGCGCGAATCGGGAGATTCCCAGTTCGCACCGCTTCGCATGATTTGCAGTCGACAATGACTTTGCCGATCAGACTTTGCAGACCAGTCTCTGCGGGTCAACTTAAGTTGCCCGCTCGAGTCTAGCTCTCCGACGGCGGACTAGCCCACCTTGGTGGCCGACGAACCGATCGATGCAGCCACAGCCTTCGGGTCGCGAAGAATGCGGGTCAGTTCGTCCACGCCTTCTTGCTCTTCTTTCAAGATGTCTTCGAGGAAGACAATCAGAGCGCGGTCACCTTCGGCCAACTCAAGGGCTTCGGAGTATACCTTCACGGCCTTCGATTCGAATTCGAGAGCCATCTTGAGCAGCTCTTGTAGGTCGTCGCTCTGCTTCACAGGGTTACGTTCAACGCTGGGAACGCCACCCATTGCCACGATCTTCTCGCCGACGAGTTTGGCATGGCCAAACGATTCTTTGGCCGAGTCGAAGAACTTGTCGCTATAAACTTCACGCCAGAGTCCAGCGACCACAAAGCCAGCTTGGGCATATTGGGCGACGCCGGTCCACTCGTGACGCAGGCACTCGTTCAGTTTGTCGATCAGTTTGGACTTGTCCATGAGATTGCTCCTTCTACGCACACCCATCTGGCGTGCTACTTGTGCTAACTTATTTGGCTTGACGCGCGAGCGTCTGGCTACGGTTGATTGTAATGATTGACTGAAGTGATCTCGGGCAGGAAATGCCACCCGCTAGCAGAACGATCGATCTTGGCAGAGGATGGACCAACAAGTCAGAGCCACCCGAGCGAGTCCAACTGAGACTGGCGACATCACTTCTGGATCATCATAGGGACCAGAGCAGGAGAGTCCAGGGCACACTAACTCTTTTAGCAGATTTATTTTAAATCATTTTTCTAACGATACATGATCTCGCGTTTTCATGTTGCTGGCGGTCTCAATTAGCGAGAACGAGTCTCAAAACAGAGCGTGACTACCGACTACCGGGGCGGTAACTGCGGTCGACCGTAGTCAAGTTTCCCTATCGGTGATGCGGATCCTCGCAAACCGAGGAATAGCAAGCGATTTGGTTGACAATCCTGCCGATGTTGATACATTGAAACACCAAATCGCTAGGATGCTAAGGATTTTTAACATCAAAGGCGGGAAACTTTACCCGTCAAAAGTGTGGAACTCCTGACACAGCAACCGATATAAACGCTAGTTGATGTCTTCCATTAGCTGCTCGAAATCGCTCGGCAGGTCGCTTCCAACCGACCCGACGGCAGCAGTGCTGGCTCATGCGGTCTCTAGTTCCAGCGCAGTCAAATGCGTTGTGAATGGGAAAACTGCGGCACGCCACACGGCTCGAAAAGCGAGGTTGATGCAGTCGCCCGCTGACGAATTGAACCTCTCAGCGAGCTGTGGAACGTGATGCGAGCCTTGATAGAGCGGTCGACCGCAGAAACCACCTTCTCGAGGTAGTCGCAAGACTGTCCATCCGGACCCTTAGCGGCGTCCTGGAGCCGGGAACTTGGTAGGGCCGATCGCCCTGGAGGCTGTCACGAGCTAGCAGGACCGAAGGAACAGCTAGAAGAGTCCGAGAGTTTTCGAAGGCTAAATGCTTCAGCCGTAAAGCGGTTGGCTGATAGCCGTCGAGCCACGACCTGAAAGCAGCTTGCGTTGGGACGCGCCAGCTAGTTTTGGAACGTGGAGCCGATCGAGGGCGGTCGTACCTGGGGGTAATCGATCGCATTACTTGGCTGTCGCCGTCCACCTGGACCGCGCCGGTCGCATGCCGACGCTCGCCTTGCCACATTGGTAAGGGGGCCAGCGACACGGGCTAGAACGGACTACCCCATGAAACTTTCTCGAACTGTTGCCTACGCGGTGCGGGCCACCCTGCAATTGGCCCAACTCGAAGCCGAAGGCCCTGTGCCTTGCAGTCGGCTCGCTTCCGCTGGCAAGATGCCCGAGCGATTCCTGCTGCAAATCCTTCGCAACCTGGTGACCCACGGCATTTTGCGTTCGACGCGTGGTGTCGACGGGGGCTATTCACTGGTGAAGCCCGCCGGCGAAATTTCGCTGCTGGAAGTGATCGAAGCGATCGAAGGTCCTTACGATTCGTCGCTTGAAATGGGCGAAGGGCTCTCGATCGATTCGCAAACCAAGTTGCAAGACGCCCTGAACTCAGTGACGTCGACCACTCGCAACCAGCTCGAAGCCATCAAGCTCGCGCAGCTGCTGAAGGCCCCCACCTTGCCCGACGAAACCCCTGCCGCAACGTCGGCTGGCGATTCGAGTGGTCAAGTCTCCTAAGCGAGCCTTCCCCGCTAGAACCAAGCGAAGCAAATCGTTAACTTGCTTCGCATGACTACCAGCGAAATCTCCGCCACTGTGCTCGCCGAAGTTTCTCGGCGACTTCCGCTCGTTCTCTCGGCTGGCAAAGAAGCAGGCCAGCTGACGCTCCGCTATTTTCAGCAGGACAACTTCACGGTTGAGAAGAAGGGAGACGCATCTCCCGTCACCATCGCCGACCGTAGCGCCGAGCAGCTCATTCGCCAGCGTGTGGCCGAACACTTTCCCACCGATGGCATCATCGGCGAAGAATTCGGCCGGACCGAGGGAACATCGGGATTCAACTGGATCCTCGACCCCATCGACGGAACCAAGTCGTTTATCAGCGGCGTTCCGATGTACGGCACGATGGTAGGTGTGGAGTTCGAAGGTCGCAGCCTCGCCGGACTGGTCTACATTCCGGGTCTTGATGAAGGGGTTTATGCCAGCTCAGGGCAGGGGACCTTTCATTTCAAAGGGACGAGCCAGCCACGCCGCTGTTTCGTTTCGAAGAAGCCCCAATTGAGCGACGGATTGTTTGTCACTTCCCAGGTCGACACCTTTGCCAAACGAGGCGGTCAAGGAGCTTTTGAAGCGGTTCAAAAGCTCGCCTACATCACACGTACTTGGGGCGATTGCTACGGCTATATGCTGGTTGCCACGGGCCGCGCTGAAGTGATGATCGACCCCATCCTGAACGTCTGGGATGCCGCTGCGGTTCAGCCGATCATTGAAGAAGCCGGGGGAACGTTCACCGACTGGAACGGTGTTCCCACCATTCACACCGGCGATGCTGTGGCGACCAATGGTTTGGTGGCCGACGAGGTTTTGTCGATCACCAAACGCTTTCCACGCACGCTGTAGTGCGTTTAGGCCCAGCGCGGGGACTAAGGCTTCGCGCCGACAGCCGCTGAAATCGCCGTGCTCAGTTCCGCCAGGCCTTCGCGCGGATTCACTTCGTAGAGTCCGGCGTGGTAGGTCGTCACTTTGCCATCCTTGCCGATAACCACAAACAGCGGCAGCGCGGCACCAGCAGAACGTGGATCTCCCAGGCGATCGAGCAACTTGCCATCGTCGACCATGATGGGATAGCTGAGGTTCATGAACGACCGAAGTCGCCGCGCAGCCGACAAACTGCCGCGACGCGTTTCAGCGTCCGAGAGTTCGGGATCGCAGTGCACGCCAAGCGTCACCACTCCATCAGCAGCTCGCTTGCGCGCCAGAAAATCGAGGTAGCCAATCTGACCGTAAGGCTCCTCGAGAGGCGAATCGGTGTACTTCCAAAAGTGCAGCACCACAACCTTACCGGCATACGATTCTCCCTCGGTCACTTTGCCTAGGAGATCCACCAGGGTGAGATCGCCAGCCTCTTTGCCGAGAATCGCTTCTCGCAGAGCGGCAATGGCTGCCTGCTGCGATTTTTGGCCACGCACCTCTTTGTCAGCCGACGTTGCCACCTGCTTCAGGAGCAACGACTTTTGCGAATCGATCAACTTGGGAAGCTCAGTCTTGAGCGTGGTGAGTTGCTCGGCTGACAGCTCCGGGCGCTCCGTCCGCACTTCGCGTTTCAAAAGATCCCGCAGGGCAATCCACTGATCCAGTTCCTGGCTCGCTTCCTGGCTATCGGACGAGGCAAGTGTCGCTCGAGAAACCAGCTTGAATTTCAGCTGCTGCTGTTCCCCCTGGCCGACAAACAGCGTTTCGACACCATCGAGCATCAGGCAATCCTCGGCGGCGATCCAGAACGAACGTCGATGCCCAAAGCGGCCGCGGCTTTCGATCTCCACGGCGTCGATCTCTTGGCGTTTGCCAGTGGCGAGTGTTTTGTAGTTGAGCCCACCTGCGGTCCACATCGCACCTTCGTCGCGCGAGAGGGT
This window of the Pirellula staleyi DSM 6068 genome carries:
- a CDS encoding TlpA disulfide reductase family protein; this translates as MLTTLVLLATLAANPQIAAGEQLTYELTITADKDDGTPQVKRIQLNLLVEQIAGENATVGWSLAEEGRGTFSWLEHYGRASVNLLEPGDSVGGPAVLLTHSGGRSVVPIAIPLASTTLSRDEGAMWTAGGLNYKTLATGKRQEIDAVEIESRGRFGHRRSFWIAAEDCLMLDGVETLFVGQGEQQQLKFKLVSRATLASSDSQEASQELDQWIALRDLLKREVRTERPELSAEQLTTLKTELPKLIDSQKSLLLKQVATSADKEVRGQKSQQAAIAALREAILGKEAGDLTLVDLLGKVTEGESYAGKVVVLHFWKYTDSPLEEPYGQIGYLDFLARKRAADGVVTLGVHCDPELSDAETRRGSLSAARRLRSFMNLSYPIMVDDGKLLDRLGDPRSAGAALPLFVVIGKDGKVTTYHAGLYEVNPREGLAELSTAISAAVGAKP